The following coding sequences are from one Culex quinquefasciatus strain JHB chromosome 1, VPISU_Cqui_1.0_pri_paternal, whole genome shotgun sequence window:
- the LOC6044995 gene encoding ATP synthase subunit delta, mitochondrial, with product MSFALRSTARLASSVRPALRAMQSRGYADEMAFTLAAANKVFYDSANIRQVDVPSFSGAFGILPKHVPTLAVLKPGVVTVYEQDGAVKKVFVSSGTITVNEDSSVQVLAEEAHPVEDLDAGACRELLSGAQNKLSSASTDVERAEAGIAVEVAEALVKAAE from the exons ATGTCCTTCGCACTGAGAAGCACCGCCCGCTTGGCCAGCTCGGTCCGACCGGCCCTGCGTGCCATGCAGTCGCGCGGCTACGCCGACGAGATGGCCTTCACGCTGGCCGCCGCCAACAAGGTCTTCTACGATTCCGCCAACATCCGGCAGGTGGACGTTCCGTCGTTCAGCGGTGCCTTCGGTATTCTGCCCAAGCACGTCCCCACCCTCG CTGTCCTGAAGCCGGGTGTTGTGACCGTGTACGAGCAGGACGGTGCCGTCAAGAAGGTGTTTGTTTCCAGCGGCACCATCACCGTGAACGAGGACTCTTCCGTGCAGGTGTTGGCCGAGGAAGCCCACCCGGTTGAGGATCTGGATGCCGGTGCGTGCCGCGAGCTCCTGTCCGGCGCCCAGAACAAACTGTCGTCGGCGTCCACTGATGTG GAACGTGCCGAGGCTGGAATCGCCGTTGAAGTGGCCGAGGCTCTCGTCAAGGCTGCTGAATAA
- the LOC6044993 gene encoding putative fatty acyl-CoA reductase CG5065, with the protein MNSFSNHPIGLLPVEENYDPSKPSIPEFYSGKDIFITGGTGFMGRVLIEKLLRSCKGVNKIFVLLREKKQKSVWERVKEMHNLPLFEKLRKEAPEMLDKIIPVKGDVMLLGLGLSTDDLQMMCNVSVVFHVAASVRFDDPLKDAILLNTRGSREVFRFGQSLKNLSVIMHVSTTYSNPDRYEIEEMIYPPYADWQETIRIAEQFDEETLDVLAPMYMGFLPNTYVFTKSLAEQIVNDYKDKLPLILFRPSIVISTMKDPIPGWMDNFNGPVGLLVGCGIGICRTMYCDPNNVADFTPVDVCIKAMIVAAWKKGTAVEQSTSFSPESPQLPVYNCCISNLRNSTMSQIVEMGKALNSEIPLDSSLWAPGGGITQIRIRNFIQVMLYHILPAILIDMLFKLTGQRPFLAKLQRKVYTANVALEYFILNNWDFKNTNFIRLASEIQPNDNKDFYYRDFVEFDITLYFRNCILGARRYLLKQKDEDIPKALAHQRRLRVLDFVCKLLLTVGFLYMTLIKLDMIGFLLHSTSYKTSYPLSLERV; encoded by the exons ATGAATAGCTTTTCGAACCATCCGATCGGGCTGCTGCCGGTGGAGGAAAACTATGACCCGAGCAAACCGTCGATTCCGGAGTTTTACTCCGGCAAGGACATCTTTATTACGGGCGGAACGGGCTTTATGGGGCGGGTGTTGATCGAGAAGCTGCTGCGATCGTGCAAGGGAGTGAACAAAATATTCGTTCTGTTGAGGGAAAAGAAGCAGAAAAGTGTTTGGGAGCGGGTTAAGGAAATGCACAATTTGCCG CTGTTCGAAAAACTCCGCAAAGAAGCACCGGAAATGCTGGACAAGATAATTCCGGTAAAGGGGGATGTCATGTTACTTGGACTAGGCCTGTCCACCGACGATCTACAGATGATGTGCAACGTTTCGGTGGTCTTCCACGTGGCCGCCAGTGTACGGTTCGACGACCCGCTAAAGGATGCCATCCTTTTGAACACTCGCGGATCTAGGGAAGTTTTCCGGTTTGGGCAATCGCTGAAAAACCTGAGCGTAATAATGCACGTATCAACGACCTACTCCAACCCGGATCGCTACGAGATCGAGGAAATG ATCTACCCGCCGTACGCCGATTGGCAGGAAACGATCCGAATCGCGGAACAATTTGACGAAGAAACGCTGGATGTCCTGGCGCCCATGTACATGGGCTTCCTGCCCAACACGTACGTCTTCACCAAGTCCCTGGCCGAGCAGATCGTCAACGACTACAAGGACAAGCTGCCGTTGATCCTGTTCCGGCCGTCGATCGTCATTTCCACCATGAAGGATCCCATCCCCGGCTGGATGGACAACTTCAACGGTCCGGTCGGTTTGCTGGTCGGGTGTGGCATCGGAATCTGCCGCACCATGTACTGCGATCCAAACAATGTCGCCGATTTTACGCCCGTTGACGTGTGCATCAAGGCGATGATCGTGGCGGCGTGGAAGAAGGGCACCGCCGTTGAACAAAG CACCTCGTTCTCGCCGGAATCGCCCCAACTTCCGGTGTACAACTGCTGCATTTCCAATCTGCGCAACTCGACCATGTCGCAGATCGTCGAAATGGGCAAAGCACTCAACAGTGAGATCCCGCTGGATTCCAGCCTGTGGGCGCCGGGAGGTGGAATCACCCAGATTCGCATCCGCAACTTTATCCAGGTGATGCTGTACCACATTCTGCCGGCGATACTGATCGACATGCTGTTCAAGCTGACTGGCCAGAGGCCATT CCTCGCAAAATTACAGCGGAAAGTGTACACTGCAAACGTTGCCCTGGAGTACTTTATTTTGAACAATTGGGATTTTAAGAATACAAACTTTATCAGACTGGCGTCCGAGATTCAACCGAATGACAA CAAAGACTTCTACTACCGAGACTTTGTCGAGTTTGACATCACGCTGTACTTCCGCAACTGCATCCTAGGCGCGCGGCGATACCTGCTGAAACAAAAGGACGAAGACATCCCAAAGGCGCTGGCCCACCAGCGGAGACTGCGCGTGCTGGATTTCGTGTGCAAACTGCTGCTTACCGTTGGCTTCCTGTACATGACGCTGATCAAGCTGGACATGATTGGGTTCTTGTTGCACTCGACTTCATACAAAACGAGCTATCCGCTCTCGTTGGAACGCGTTTAG